From the genome of Chloroflexota bacterium, one region includes:
- a CDS encoding GNAT family N-acetyltransferase produces MIQVRPTTRADAEAINRIAASVTVFSAEEVRAVGELLDLFFTDHAQDEFLFISAEDDGRVVGFACYGRIALTARNYELNWIATDPQAGRRGVAAALIGEVERIAREAGARYVNLETSATSPYAPARAFYDRQDYQIVARIPDYYSDGDEMLMYRKLVASC; encoded by the coding sequence ATGATCCAGGTACGCCCCACGACGCGCGCCGACGCCGAGGCGATCAATCGTATCGCCGCCAGTGTGACGGTCTTCAGTGCGGAGGAAGTGCGCGCGGTCGGCGAGTTGCTGGACCTGTTCTTCACCGACCACGCGCAGGATGAGTTCCTGTTTATCAGCGCCGAGGACGACGGGCGTGTGGTCGGCTTCGCGTGCTACGGGCGCATCGCGCTCACGGCGCGCAACTACGAATTGAACTGGATCGCGACCGACCCGCAGGCCGGACGGCGCGGCGTCGCGGCCGCGCTGATCGGCGAGGTGGAGCGCATCGCGCGGGAAGCCGGCGCGCGCTATGTCAACCTCGAAACGTCGGCCACGTCGCCTTACGCGCCGGCGCGGGCGTTCTATGACCGGCAGGACTATCAGATCGTCGCCCGCATCCCCGACTATTACTCCGACGGCGACGAGATGCTGATGTACCGCAAGCTAGTCGCTAGCTGCTAG